The Roseimicrobium gellanilyticum genomic sequence CATCAGCTATACCACCACGGACACGGATTACTCAAAGATCTCCACGCGCGAGTACCGCACACCGGTCGCGGGACGGTACCGCTACCGTTTCCAGGCGGCCGCGCACAACACGCAGGACACCCAGTACTTCAGCATCAATGCCTCGAACTTCGCGGGTGTGGCAGCGTATTCGAAGATGATCGGGTACTACGAGGTGGGGCCGGAGCCGAAGATGTTCGAGATTGAGACGTATCTCGAGCCGAAGTACGCGCTCCAATTCTTCCCGCAGGGATTTCCTGGGTACGTGAAGAAGGTCCCCGGCATGCCTTATCGCGGAGTTGGCTTTGGCAAAGTGGAGATCACCGGGCCCATCATCGACCAATGGCCGCCGGAGAGTCACACGCGCCTCTTGGGCGAAATCGATGTGAACAAGGGGACGCTTCAGGACGCAGAGATGGTGCTGCGCCGTTTCATGCCGCGTGCCTATCGTCGTCCGGTGCAGGAGACGGAGGCGCAGCGTTACGTCACCCTGGTGAGCAAGCAACTCGACGCAGGACGCCCGTTCCTGGAAAGTCTGCAAGGCGGACTGGTGGCGGTGCTGTGCTCGCCGGGTTTCATCTACCTGAATGAAGTGAAGGTGCCGGATGCTGTGCGTGTCTCTGACTTGGAGCTGGCCTCGCGGCTTTCCTATTTCCTCTGGAGCAGCCAGCCGGATGCCACGCTGCTGGAGGTGGCCGCCAAGGGTGGGCTCAAGGATCGCGCGCAACTCGAGGCCCAGGTCGAGCGCATGCTGAAGGATCCGAAAGCAGAGTCCTTTGTGAAGAACTTCACTGGCCAGTGGCTGAAGCTGCGCCAGATCAATGAGACCGTGCCGGATGAGCGGCTCTACAGGAAGTTCAACGAAATCCTCCGCATCAGCATGGTGTGGGAGACAGAAGGATTCTTCCGCCATCTGCTGACGAAGAACCTGTCCATCGCGAACTTCCTCGACTCCGACTTTGCCTTGCTGAATCAGCGATTGGTGGAGCACTATGGCATCGACGCGAAGGAAGTGCAGGGACTTGAGCTGCGCCCGGTTGCGTTGCCCAAGGATTCCGTGCGTGGTGGCGTGCTCACTCAGGCGGCGGTGTTGAAGGTGACGGCGAATGGAACCACGACCTCGCCTGTGATGCGCGGCGTGTGGGTGCTGGAGAACATTCTCGGTCAGCATGTACCACCACCTCCTCCGAATACCGCTGGCATCGAGCCGGACATTCGTGGAGCCGAGACGGTGCGAGAGCAACTCGACAAGCATCGCAATGTGGAAAGCTGCAGTGCCTGCCACAAGAAAATCGACCCGCCAGGCTTCGCATTGGAGAGTTTTGATCCCATTGGAGACTATCGGGCCAATTATGCCCGCTGGGTGGTGCACAATGAGGAGAAGGGCTACGGCTCGGTGAAGGAGGGGGCACCGGTGGATGCCAGTGGCAATCTCGCCAGTGGGGAGAAGTTTGCAGACATCCGCGAATTCAAGAAGCTGCTGATGAACCAGCAGGAGGCGTTCAGCCATTGCCTGACGGAAAAGCTCATGACCTATGCCACGGGACGCGGCATGGGCTTCTCCGACCGTGAGGCCCTCCATGCGATCGTGAAACAGGCCGCTTCCAAGGGGAATGGCCTCCGCACTCTGGTGCATGAGATTGCTGCCAGCGATCTCTTCGCCGCTCCGTAATTCCTTTATCACTGTCATGAAGCACCTTTCCCGCAGAACCTTCCTCCGTGGCGCCGGTGTGAGCCTCGCGCTTCCCCTGCTTGAGGCAATGATTCCTGGAGCGCGTGCTGCTGCGGCGGCGGCAGCCACATCGCCACGCCGCATGGTGGCCATCAATATTCCCCTCGGCTTCCTGGGTGAGAAGTTCTTTCCGACCGGCACCGGGACCGGCTATGAACTGAGCGAGTACCTGAAGCCAGGTGAGGCCCTGCGCGGCGACTTCACCGTCTTTTCCGGCGTAAGTCACCCGGATGTGGACGGTGGGCATTCGGCTGAGAAATCCTTCCTCACGGCCGCTGCACATCCTGGATCGCGCAGTTTCAAGAACAGCATCTCGCTGGACCAGTACGTGGCGAAGCAGATTGGCGACAAGACGCGCTTCGCCTCGCTCACTCTCGGCGACCACTCCCTGTCGTGGACTGCAAATGGGGTGCCCATTCCCGTGGAGCAGTCGCCCGCCAAGGCCTTCGCCAAACTCTTCCTCACCGGCACGCCGAAGGAAGTCGCAGCGCAGGAGCAGGAACTGGATCAGGGCCGCAGCATCATGGACACGGTGCTGGAAGATGCCAAGTCCATCGAAGGCAAGGTGAGCGCTGCCGATCGTGACAAGCTGGACCAATTCTTCACTGCGGTGCGCGAGACGGAGCAACGCCTCTCCAAGGCCCAGGCCTGGAGCCAGACACCGAAGCCAAAAGTGAATGCCGCACAGCCCGGTAAGCTCGATAGCACCGATCTGGTCGGCACTTTCAAGGCAAACTTCGACATCATCCGACTCGCCCTGGAAACTGACTCCACTCGTGTCGTGGCGCTGGGAGGCACGGGCTATGGCCTGGTGCCCACCATCAAGGGTGTGACACAGGCGTATCATGCCCTCTCACACCACGGGAAGAATCCCGAGATGATGGGCCAGCTGGCGCTGATTGAGCGCGCGACCATCGAAGCCTTCTGGGCATTCCTCGGCAGCTTGAAGCAGAGCGCGGATGGCGGCTCCAGTCTGCTCGACAACACCCAGGTGCTGCTCGGCAGCAATCTCGGCAATGCCAGCGGCCACCTCACGACAAACCTTCCTGTCATCCTTGCCGGCGGTGGGTTCAAGCACGGCCAGCATCTCGCCTTCGACCAGAAGAACAATTACCCGCTGCCCAATCTCTTCGTCAGCATGTTGCAGCGGATGGGTGTTGAGGCTGGTTCGTTTGCCTCCAGTACAGGCACGATGCGTGGACTGGAGATGATGGGGGTGTAAGCAAGGCCGTCACTACTTGCCCATAGACATCCGGGGCCATCTCGCCACCATGCGGGCATGACCGCTGAACAGATGGCCGAGGTGCTGCGCAACATCGCGCGGCTGCTGGAACTCAAGGGGGAGAATCCCTTCAAGATCCGTGCCTATACCACCGGAGCAGATGTGGCGGAGAATTTCAGTGGTGACATCGTGGCCAAGGCGAAGGCGAATGACCTGGGAGGCATCAAAGGTATCGGTGATGCGCTCCAGCAAAAGCTGCATGAACTGGCCAGCACCGGAAAGCTGGAGTTCTACGAGAAGCTCAAGGCGGAGTTTGGAGATGGGATCCTCGAACTGTTTGAAGTGCAGGGGCTGGGCGCAAAGAAGATCGCGGCGCTCTTTGCCACACTGGGCGTGAAGTCCATCGCAGATCTGAGGCGTGTGTGTGAAAGTGGCGAGGCTGCGAAGCTGCCCGGCTTTGGCGCGAAGACGGCGGAGAAGCTGCTGCAGGGCATCAGCTTCCGCGAGAGCCACGCACATGAATTCCGTCAGGAGCAGGTGGCGCCGATCGTGATGGGGGTGTTGGAAATGCTCCGCGACCATCCGGATGTCTCACGCGTGGAAGTCGGCGGTAGCTATCGCCGTGGCAAGGAGACGGTGCATGACCTCGACTTCCTCGCGGCCTCTCGTCGTCCCAAGGAGGTGCTGGAGGATTTCGTTCATATGCCGGGCGTGACCCAGGTGCTGGGCCATGGTGAAACGAAGGCGAGTGTGGTGTTGGACAGCGGGGTGCAGTGTGACCTCCGCGTGGTGACGAATGATGAATTCGCCTGTGCGCTGGTGTACTTCACCGGAAGCAAGGAGCACAACATCGTCCTCCGCAGCCGTGCTCTGGAGCGTGGATGGTCGCTCAACGAATATGCCTTCACTCCTGTGGCGAATGGCAATGGCAAGGAGCCGCCGAAGTGCATGGAGGAGGCGGATGTGTATCGCGCGCTTGATCTCGAGGTTGTGCCACCGGAGCTTCGTGAAAACACCGGTGAAATCGAAGCGGCGGAGGAGGGACGGATTCCCCGGCTCGTGGAATTGCAGAATCTCCGTGGATGCTTTCACAATCACACCGTGGCCAGCGATGGCGCAGCGACTTTGCGTGAGATGGCCGAAGCCGCGCAGGAAGTGGGCTGGCAGTACCTGGGCATCGCGGATCACAGCAAGTCCTCCTTCCAGGCGAATGGCTTGAACGAGACGCGCCTCGCTGCGCAGGTGGAGGAAATACGCAAGCTCAACGCCGAGTACGAGAAGGAAGGCTTCCGTATCTTCGCGGGCAGTGAGGTCGATATTCTCAAGGATGGGGCGTTGGACTTCAGCGACGAAGTGATGGCCGGACTCGACTACGTCGTGGCCAGTGTGCACAATCTCTTCACGCTTTCAGAAGCGGAGATGACGAAGCGTATCATCAAAGCGATAGAGAATCCGTATGTGACGATGCTTGGACACGTGACAGGGCGCTTGCTCCTTTCTCGTCCTAGTTATGCGGTGAACATTCCCGAGATTATTGAGGCTGCCTCGGCGAACGGGACCATCATCGAGATCAATGCGAACCCCTGGCGCCTGGACATGGACTGGCGTTGGTGGAAGATGGCAAAGGAGAAGGGCGTGAAGTGCGCCATCAATCCAGATGCGCACAGCACGCGTGGATTGCAGGACGTGTTCTTTGGCGCTCGCATCGCACGGAAGGGATGGCTCACGCGCGAGGATGTCATCAACTGCCTGCCACTGGGACAGGTGGAGCAGGCGTTGAGGGTGAAGCGGGAGGGGAAGTGATACTTTCTGGGGTAAGATGGACTAGGCGAGCTTTGCAGCGCGCATTGTGCTAAAACAGTGCGTGCACGCGTTGAGGCGTCTGCTGTGTGCTACCTTGCGCGAAGCGCTTTGGAGTGCGTGTGCGAAGCACCGCTTTAGTAGGGAGTTTCGCGGTCGGAGCGTGCAGCTTGCTATGCCACGCGACTCCACGCCATCATGTATAGTGACCGCCACTCACGGTGCGTGCGCACATCAGCTGAACTCATTGTTACGTTGTTCCACTCTCCGCCAAAGCGGTGCTTCGCACACGCACTCCAAAGCGCTTCGCGCAAGGTGGTGAGTGTTCGGGTCAATTTGGGGCTGACAGCTTGAATGATCTCACGAGACGCTTCAATCAGCAGCGACGCATCACTTCCTCTTGCCGCGCTTCGACGGCCCTTTTTTAGCAAAGCCACCGGGTCCCTTCTTGAAGGGGCGTTTCTTGGCAATGCCATCCTTGTGTCCAGCGCTGCTGCTGTTGCCAGAGCCTGCGCCTTCTCCCTGACCATAGTCACGGCGAGGAGCAGGTTTCTTGGAGCTGTGTGGGCGCTTCTTGGAGAAGCCTCCTTTAAATCCGCCGCCGCCGCTGCCACTTTCGCTGCCGGGTGGTCTGCCTTGCTTGGGACCGCCTGGCTTGCCCCCTTTGCCACCGCGCTTGCGACCAGAGGCCAACTGCAGTTCTTCTGGCGACTCGACTTCCGCTTTACGTGCCGGACGGTCTGGACGGGGTCCCTGCCTCTGCTCAGAAGGAAACAACGTGCGGGGACGCACACCATCGGGACGGGGACGAGGAGAACGCTCTTCGCGCTGCCGAGGACCGGGTCCGCTCTTGCGTGTGCGAGAGAAGTCCGACC encodes the following:
- a CDS encoding DUF1592 domain-containing protein; the protein is MLRRLTAPSFCQSMVKSMPLGISLSAVLLSAATAPANPTDEFRKGATRFFEQHCMECHDADVAKGGLNLEKLQPSMAGKEQTDLWTAVFDRVKAGEMPPAKQPRPAAAELEQFLSSVSPRLSQADKARREVVQRRLNRIEYENTICDLLAVNVEVKDLLPADQQAGGFDNNGEALALSAEQMQGYLDAARVAVKAAIFTTPRPETKTVTVDSLKEVQRYIDTGDYGFVDGRIISYTTTDTDYSKISTREYRTPVAGRYRYRFQAAAHNTQDTQYFSINASNFAGVAAYSKMIGYYEVGPEPKMFEIETYLEPKYALQFFPQGFPGYVKKVPGMPYRGVGFGKVEITGPIIDQWPPESHTRLLGEIDVNKGTLQDAEMVLRRFMPRAYRRPVQETEAQRYVTLVSKQLDAGRPFLESLQGGLVAVLCSPGFIYLNEVKVPDAVRVSDLELASRLSYFLWSSQPDATLLEVAAKGGLKDRAQLEAQVERMLKDPKAESFVKNFTGQWLKLRQINETVPDERLYRKFNEILRISMVWETEGFFRHLLTKNLSIANFLDSDFALLNQRLVEHYGIDAKEVQGLELRPVALPKDSVRGGVLTQAAVLKVTANGTTTSPVMRGVWVLENILGQHVPPPPPNTAGIEPDIRGAETVREQLDKHRNVESCSACHKKIDPPGFALESFDPIGDYRANYARWVVHNEEKGYGSVKEGAPVDASGNLASGEKFADIREFKKLLMNQQEAFSHCLTEKLMTYATGRGMGFSDREALHAIVKQAASKGNGLRTLVHEIAASDLFAAP
- the polX gene encoding DNA polymerase/3'-5' exonuclease PolX produces the protein MTAEQMAEVLRNIARLLELKGENPFKIRAYTTGADVAENFSGDIVAKAKANDLGGIKGIGDALQQKLHELASTGKLEFYEKLKAEFGDGILELFEVQGLGAKKIAALFATLGVKSIADLRRVCESGEAAKLPGFGAKTAEKLLQGISFRESHAHEFRQEQVAPIVMGVLEMLRDHPDVSRVEVGGSYRRGKETVHDLDFLAASRRPKEVLEDFVHMPGVTQVLGHGETKASVVLDSGVQCDLRVVTNDEFACALVYFTGSKEHNIVLRSRALERGWSLNEYAFTPVANGNGKEPPKCMEEADVYRALDLEVVPPELRENTGEIEAAEEGRIPRLVELQNLRGCFHNHTVASDGAATLREMAEAAQEVGWQYLGIADHSKSSFQANGLNETRLAAQVEEIRKLNAEYEKEGFRIFAGSEVDILKDGALDFSDEVMAGLDYVVASVHNLFTLSEAEMTKRIIKAIENPYVTMLGHVTGRLLLSRPSYAVNIPEIIEAASANGTIIEINANPWRLDMDWRWWKMAKEKGVKCAINPDAHSTRGLQDVFFGARIARKGWLTREDVINCLPLGQVEQALRVKREGK
- a CDS encoding DUF1552 domain-containing protein, yielding MKHLSRRTFLRGAGVSLALPLLEAMIPGARAAAAAAATSPRRMVAINIPLGFLGEKFFPTGTGTGYELSEYLKPGEALRGDFTVFSGVSHPDVDGGHSAEKSFLTAAAHPGSRSFKNSISLDQYVAKQIGDKTRFASLTLGDHSLSWTANGVPIPVEQSPAKAFAKLFLTGTPKEVAAQEQELDQGRSIMDTVLEDAKSIEGKVSAADRDKLDQFFTAVRETEQRLSKAQAWSQTPKPKVNAAQPGKLDSTDLVGTFKANFDIIRLALETDSTRVVALGGTGYGLVPTIKGVTQAYHALSHHGKNPEMMGQLALIERATIEAFWAFLGSLKQSADGGSSLLDNTQVLLGSNLGNASGHLTTNLPVILAGGGFKHGQHLAFDQKNNYPLPNLFVSMLQRMGVEAGSFASSTGTMRGLEMMGV